The following proteins are co-located in the Anas platyrhynchos isolate ZD024472 breed Pekin duck chromosome 1, IASCAAS_PekinDuck_T2T, whole genome shotgun sequence genome:
- the BTLA gene encoding B- and T-lymphocyte attenuator: MKSPVTLIKSILPYILLVMLAQSNYQVYGFDASDCPVEIQVQRNSEYVTNIGNSLIIYCPVHYCKERPFIQWCKIEAHKCVPLDNSKAEWNSTVFILKFFAIHQNDSGMYRCQAVTGNFFSESNEIKVIVEEKSENIITTSSENTTSISEESQEPGKNKILHIIYSSVSVGLCCPFIFICMFSCLRRHHAKQKRTPLTPQRLESLVRSPAAVPSHTAGTTQASDESSLLYCSMASPQQLLYANTIYDNDVPRWNAKRTVPNAPNDPSIPASPESPDVLIYATLDHSASAEKCQRRELSVENEFTEYASINVNK, translated from the exons gATTTGATGCCAGTGACTGTCCAGTAGAAATTCAAGTTCAAAGAAACTCTGAATACGTAACTAATATTGGTAACTCCTTGATCATATACTGTCCAGTCCATTACTGCAAGGAAAGACCCTTCATCCAGTGGTGCAAGATAGAGGCGCATAAATGTGTGCCGCTGGATAACAGCAAAGCAGAATGGAATTCCACTGTGTTTATTCTGAAGTTTTTCGCCATTCACCAGAATGATAGCGGGATGTATCGCTGTCAAGCAGTAACAGGCAACTTCTTCAGCGAGAGCAATGAAATAAAGGTTATTGTTGAAG aaaagtctGAGAACATTATCACAACTTCATCAGAAA ATACCACTAGTATATCAGAAGAGTCCCAAGAACCTGGAAAAAACAAGATATTGCACATTATTTATTCTTCAGTATCCGTGGGTCTATGTTGTCCATTCATCTTCATATGCATGTTTTCATGTCTCAGAAGGCACCATG cAAAGCAAAAGAGAACTCCATTGACACCGCAGAGACTAGAGAGCCTG GTCAGAAGTCCAGCAGCTGTTCCATCCCACACTGCTGGGACAACTCAAGCTTCAGATGAAAGCTCTTTGCTTTACTGCTCCATGGCTAGCCCACAGCAGCTCTTGTATGCCAACACAATTTATGACAATGATGTTCCTCGCTGGAATGCTAAGAGGACAGTACCTAATGCACCTAATGATCCTTCCATCCCAGCTTCACCTGAAAGCCCAGATGTCCTCATATATGCTACACTAGATCattctgcttctgcagaaaaatgCCAGAGAAGGGAACTGTCTGTAGAAAATGAATTTACAGAATATGCCTCcattaatgtaaataaataa